GAGTTTAAGACCGCAGAAGAGGTAGAGACGCATCTGAATGAACATAAAGGCACTACACTTATGGTTATTAATTCAGTGTGTGGTTGTGCTGCAGGAGCGGCTCGCCCTGGTGTTAAATATGCCATTCAGCATAGCCAGAAGAAACCCGACCACCTGACTACGGTATTTGCCGGAGTTGACAAAGAAGCGGTGGACAAAGCACGCGAGTTCACCCTACCCTATCCACCTTCTTCTCCTTCTATTGCTTTGTTTAAAGATGGTGAGTTGGTACACTTTGTAGAAAGACACCATATTGAGGGGCGTCCTGCAGAAATGATCGCAGAGCACCTCGTACAGGTTTTTGATGAGTATTGCTAAATAAATAGTAATACCTTCACAAAAAAGGCTAAAGGAGAGCGATGCTCTCCTTTTTTATGCTTTGCACTATAAATAATGTCTAGAAAGAAAAGCGAGTTCTAAACTCTTCCATTTCATCCAGCAGCGAATCTTCATCCCAGGAAGGCAGATATTTAAACAACTTAAGGTCTGTATTTACAGATAGTTCTCGCAATCCTAAATGTCGGTTTACAAAGATAAACTCCAGGTCAAAATAGATGGCTTTTACCACATCTACTATGTCCAGAATCTGAAAGTTTTTATCAACCAGATTGTAAGTATCTGAAGGCATATCAGTATGCATAAGAGAAGCTAACACTTCCCCTACACGCTGCACATTGATAAAAGCTCTCCTCTGCTTGCCGTCACCATGAATAGAAATGCGGCGTTTAAAGTTAGCTTCAAACATGAAACGGTTAATCACCGCATCAAATCGCAAGCTCTTATTGTAGCCATAGACATTACCACAACGGATAATGTAGGTAGGTATCTTAGCAAACATACGACGTACATGATCCTCCGCTCTAAGCTTAGAAATACCATAAATCGTTTGTGGGTTGGGCGTAGTGTTTTCGTCTACTAGCTCAGTAGAAGAGCCGTAAACAGAAGTACTACTCAAATATACCAGCTTTTGTACTTTAGGAGCGTCCTCTATTGCATAAACCAGCTCAGCAGTACCCCAGTGGTTGGTCTGCTCGTAAGCATGGCCGTCTGTAGTGGCAAAAGGAGTTACCACTTTTGCTGCCAGATGATAAACCGCATCAGCCTCTTTTACTACAGAGCGTAGCTTACGTGTATCTAGCAGTTCGCCGTGTACAAAGTCTATTTTTAGTTCTCTCTTATCTTTTTTATCTACAAAAGAATGACCTAAAAAGAGGTGGTAGTTATCACGTGATAAGTTATCGTATACAATAATACGAGAAACAGATGGGTCGTTTATTAATTGGGTTACCAATTGGGTACCCACGTATCCGGCCCCACCGGTTACTAAAATAGTCATAGGTTAAGATTTTACCAGGTCAGTATTGAGTCCACATTCAGTTTTGTTCATGCCATACCAGCGTGCTTCGCGCTCCTGCATATCGGGATCAGGCTTTTTGGTACAGGGCTCACATCCTATGCTGGCATAGCCTTGAGCATCAAGGGGGTGGCGAGGTAGGTCGTACTCTCTGATGTAAGCAAATATTTCCTGTATACTCCAGTCTAGCATCGGGTGAAAACGAGTAACATCGTGTGGTGCCGCCTGCTCCACCTTCATAGCCTGACGCACCCGACTTTGGTCGGCACGTATACCATTAATCCAGATATCGTACTCGCGAAGTACCGCATCCATAGGTTGCGTTTTGTTCAGGTAGCAGCAATAGTCAGGGTCCGAAGTAAACAGTAAGTTACCTTCCGCATCTCTCTGCTGATGCTTAGGCACCTGAGGGTTTAGCCGGCTAAGGTTGAGCCCAAAGCGATCAGCCACTTCTTCAGCAAAGGCAACTGATTCAGGAAAATGATAACCAGTATTTAAAAAGAAAATAGGAATATTTTTGTCTACGCGGCTAAGTATATGAAGTAATACAAGGCTGTGGGTCTGGAAAGAGGATGAGGTAAACATGGCTTTGCCCTCCGCTTTATATTTTTCCAGTTGCTGCTTAATCTGTTCAAATTTCACAATATGCTCCTTGGTTGTGTGTCTGAAAATTCAGAAAACTGATAACAAATATATAACTCATAGTTACGAAAAATAAAATCGTGAGTTCAATTAATTTTGCCCGCAGGCAGAGGCTATTATCTTTGTTTGACAAATTTTGAATGCTATGAGTGCTTTCATCAAAGATTTTTTGGAATACAACCAGCAGGCTAACTTACAATTTATTCGCAGCTTTCAGGTAGATGGGTTTGCTGACGAAAGAGGCATTAAGCTTTTTAGCCACATCCTTAACGCCCATCATATCTGGCTTTCAAGGGTACGCGATGTGAGTGCCACTTTTGGGGTGTGGGATATCCATATTGCCAATAGTTTTACGCAATTAAATAAGCAAAATTTTACAGACAGTATTCAGTTACTAAACGAAGAACCCGATTTGAGCAGAATTATCTCCTACAATAATACAAAGGGAGCATCTTTTAAAAACAGCATACAGGATATTCTCTTGCATGTAGTTAATCACTCCAGCTATCATAGAGGGCAAATAGCCTCTATTATTCGGGAAAAAGGCTTTACAGCTCCTGTATCTGATTATATTTACTATAAAAGAGACACATTATAACATGAGAACATTTTTATCCGAATACAAAACGGACTACTCCTCCTATACTTTTTCATATGCTGCCTATTGTGTAAAAGAAGCTCAGGAAGAGCTGCCTCAAATTTACGATCAGGGCTTTCTCCCTTATACAGGTAACACCTCTCTTGCTGACGACACTTTTTATATGGCCCGGAGCCTACGCATAAACTTACAAAATTTCAAAAGCAGCTCCGAAAACCGTAGAGTTGATCGTAAAATAGAGCCTTTGGCTATACAAATGGAGGTTTATAAAAAAGAGGATTTTAACCTGAATAACGAATCTTTTAGAGAATTTTGCTCCAGCTATGCCGAAGAGCGTTTCTCTGGTGGCTCTATGGAGGCAGCACGTTTACAATATGTGCTGGATAGAGAAATGCTTACCCATATCTTTAAGTTTTACAACGAAGATCAGGAATTTGGTTATGTTTTCGTAGTGATGGAGGGTGATATGCTGCATTATTGGTTCTCTTTTTATGATACTGAATACATGCGCTCACACTCTTTAGGTAAATGGATGATGTGGAAAGTCATTGACTGGGCGCATGAACAGGAACTTGCCCATGTATATATAGGAACCTGCTATAAAGAGCGCTCTCTCTACAAAGTAAGAGACCACAAAGGTGCCGAGTTCTTTGATGGTAGCAAGTGGAACAGTGATATTAGCTTACTAAAAACGCTTTGTAAAAGCGACGAGGAGGAGAAAGATAAAGACCTATTTAAAAGCAAACCAGAGATATATCAATAACAAAAAAGGACAGCCATATGACTGTCCTTTGTACTTAATGTTCAGTTGCTTATCAATCAGCTTCCGAAAAGCTTGGTTAAAATTCCTTTTTTCAAAGGTTTGGCAGAGAAACCTGCCAGATTAATAATGTCTACGACATCTTTGGGTTCTAGTGATTCCTTACCCATCACACTTAGCACCTTGTCTTCGTGTTGTGTATCCACCTCCCACTGTAAAATGTCCTGAGAATTGTCTAGATACGAAGCAACAGTTTCTACACAACCGCCACAATTGATGTTTGTCTTAAACTTATAGGTTTTCATAAGCATATTCTTTCTATATAAAGAATTACAAGTATAGAGAATAGAATCTGAACAATAATAGTTCCTTAGTTAAAACTTATCCTTACAAATCATTCTTAGCCCTTCATTAGTAGGTAAACAGGCTTATATTTGTGCTATGAAAAAAATGATCCGTTGGGCCATTAGATATGTACCTCGCAAGTATTTACAGCTCTTTGGGCAGCAACTTTTAAACATTATAGCGTTTTTTTATCGGGGAAACAACGTTCAGTGCCCTGTAGATGGTAAAAAGTACAGCAAGTTTTTGCCTTATGGGAGGATAGAAACCCGCTCCAACGCCCTATGCCCCAGCTCTTTAACCCTGGAAAGACATCGCCTGATGTGGCTGTATTTAAAAAATAAAACAGATTTTTTTACCGCACAGCACAAAGTCTTACATGTAGCTCCGGAAATTTGTTTTATACATCGTTTTGAAGAGATGCCCAACCTGGACTATACTACGGCTGACCTGGAATCTCCCTGGGCTAAAGTTAAAATGGATCTACATAATGTACCTTTTGCTGATAATTCGTTTGATGTTGTTTTCTGTAATCATGTGATGGAGCACGTAGAAAACGACATACAATGTATGCAGGAACTCTACAGGGTGCTAAAGCCCGGAGGCTGGGCTATCATACAATCTCCTGTGTATAATTTCGCCCATACCAAAGAAGATCCAAGCATTACTGACCCTGTGGAGCGTGAGAAAGCATTTGGCCAGCGAGACCATGTGCGTATGTATGGTCAGGACTATGGCGACCGACTGCGAAAAGCCGGATTTACGGTAACCGAAGACGATTATGTGAAGCAGCTACCTCCAGAAAAAGTAAAATGGTATGCACTTATGGATAGTGAAATCATTTATTTCTGCCAAAAAACTACCGCCAAACAATTTGACGGCAACAAAGAGCAGGCTGCCGAAACATTATAACAAGACGAAAACCTGAGAAATCTATGAAAGTACTTATACTTGCCGGAGGATTTGGCACCAGACTTAGCGAAGAAACCCACCTAATCCCCAAACCTATGGTGGAGATTGGTGGACGCCCCATCTTATGGCATATCATGAAAATATACTCCAGCTATGGTTTTAATGACTTCGTAATTTTGCTGGGCTATAAGGGCTATGTTATTAAAGAATACTTCGCCAACTACTTTCTTCACCAGAACGATGTTACGATAGACATTGCTAATAATAAAATTGAAACCCACAGCAGCAATAATGAGGAGCCATGGAAAGTAACACTAGTCAATACTGGCCTCAATACCATGACTGGAGGGCGACTAAAGCGCGCTCTCCCCTATCTCAACGACGAGCCTTTTATGTTTACCTATGGTGATGGTGTAAGCAATGTAGATATTGGCGCGCTGGTAGATTTTCATAAAAATCATGATAAGCTCATTACCATGACAGCCGTGCAACCGGAAGGTAGATTTGGTGCCATGAAAATTGGAGACGATATGGCTGTAAGCAGTTTTGAAGAAAAGCCGGAAGGCGAAGGTGGCTGGATCAACGGTGGCTTTTTTGTATGCCAACCCAAAGTGCTGGATTATATAAAGGGAGATGAAATTATGTTTGAGAGAGAACCCTTGAACATGTTGGTACGTGACAGACAACTGGTAGCCTACAAACACAAGGGATTCTGGCAATGTATGGATACCTTGCGCGATAAACGAACGCTGGAAAGTATGTGGGAAGAGGAAAATCCTCGTTGGAAAATCTGGTAAAAGAAACTTTTTAATATGAGTAAAAACCTATTGATCACCGGAGGACTTGGCAACCTCGGAAGCTGGTTGACAGACTATTTTTGTAGAAATACGGATATGAATGTGCACGTGCTCGCCAGCCGTAAACGCCCTATACTCAAAGAGCTAAACTTTACATTTATAGCCTGCGACATCTCCGATGCGGACTCATGTCAGCAGCAGCTTAGTCCCTATCATTTTGATTATGTCATTCATACAGCTAGTATAAACGACTTTTTTAAAGATAATTTTGCCAAAGATGCGCTAATGGTGAATGCATTGGGTACCCGTAATCTTTTGGACTACTTCAAAGACAAGCAGCTGGATAACTTTGTGTATTTCTCCACCTTCCAGGTGTATGGGCAACGTAGTGGGTTAATTACTGAAGAAACTGCTACTGTACCCAAAAACGATTACGGCACTACTCACCTGTTTGCTGAGTACTACCTTAAGCAGTTTCATAGTACGCATCACATTCCTTACACTACTTTCAGGCTTACAAATAGCTACGGCTGTCCTAAAGATCATGAATCGTCTAAGTGGTACCTAATATTGAATGATTTATCGCGTATGGCAGCAGAAGATAAAAAGATTGTGCTCAAATCTAATGGTAAAGCTACTCGCGATTTTATATGGATGGGCAATGTATGCCAGATTGTAGATGAAGCCCTAAAAAGGCCTGCCCCCCACAATACATTCAATATCGCTGGAGAGCAGACTTACACCATGCTGGATATCGCTCAGTATGTACAGGAAGCCTATCAGGAGATGTACGGAGAGCTATTGCCTATACAAACCAATGAGGCAGATACTACTGTCTACCCCGACGATCTTAAGGTAAGTGCAGAAAAACTCCAAAGCTGCTACGAGTATGAAGTGGAAGTTCGCTTTAAAGAAGAAGCCAAAAATATTTTTAAAATGCTTGAGCAAAAATAGGTATCCTAGAGCTTATTGTATAAAAATCGCTCAAACCATCAACTTACAATCAACAACAAATTACCCATGAAAATATTTGTTACCGGACATAATGGTTACATAGGCGCCCACCTGATAGGCCTGCTCAAAGCAAAAGGCTACGAAGTCAGTGGCTGCGATATCAATCTCTATGAGGGTTGTGCCTGGGAGGATTACAAAAAACCAGATCATGAGCTTATCAAAGATGTCAGGGAAATAAGTGAAGAAGACCTGAAGGGGCATGATGCTGTGATGCATCTGGCAGCCCTCTCAAACGACCCTATGGGGGATATTAATGAGGAGCTTACTTATCAGATTAACCTGGAAGGTAGTGTAAGACTGGCCGAGCTTGCGAAAAAAGCGGGCGTAAGTCGCTTTCTTTTTGCCAGCAGCTGCTCTATTTATGGTAAAGGGGCTAAACTGGATATGGATGAGAACGATCCGGTTAATCCACTTACTGCTTATGCTACCTCAAAAATTGAGTCTGAAAAGAGAATTGGAGCTTTGGCTGATGAACACTTCTCTCCTGTCTTTTTGCGTAATGCTACAGCCTACGGCTACTCTCCTATGCTACGCATAGATTTGGTTGTCAACAATCTTCTGGCATGTGCAGTATCAAAAGGAAATATCGCTATCAAAAGTGATGGTTCTCCCTGGAGGCCACTGATACATTGCAAAGACATTGCGCATGCTTTTGTGGCGCTGGCAGAAGCCCCACAAGACAAAATGCATAACAAGATTATTAACATCGGAGCAAATAGCGAAAACTACCAGGTAAGAGATGTAGCGGACCAGGTACAAAAGCTATTGCCCGAAGCAGAAATTGTGTATACCGGCGAAGTTGGAGAAGACCCTCGTAACTATAAGGTAAATTTTGACTTGCTTTACTCTCTACTACCCGATTTTAAGCTGGAGTATGACCTTAAAAAAGGAATGCAGGAACTATACGATAAACTTTTGGAACATAAATTCTCAGCAGATGATTTTGATGGAGACCAGTTTGTGAGACTGAGAACTTTGGCAAAACGCTTGAACCTAATTCAATCTTCATAAAGCAGACATCATGATTTTTACTGAGACCAAACTAGCAGGCGCTTTTATTATAGATTTGAAAAAAATTGAAGATGAGCGCGGCTTTTTTTCCAGAGCATTTTGTGCCGAAGAATACAAAGAGCATGGCCTTAACCCTACAGTAGCTCAGGCTAATTTATCCCGATCAGAGAAAAAATATACACTGAGAGGCTTCCACTATCAGGTGGAAGGCGCTGAGGAAGCCAAAACTGTTCGCTGTATCAAAGGGAAGATACTGGATGTCATCATTGATCTTCGCAAAGACTCTCCCACATACTGCCAGCATATTGCTGTAGAGCTGTCCGAGACGAATCACAGAGCCTTATATGTACCAGAGCATTTTGCCCAC
This window of the Porifericola rhodea genome carries:
- a CDS encoding BrxA/BrxB family bacilliredoxin; this translates as MYPEQLVAPMREDLTSVGFQEFKTAEEVETHLNEHKGTTLMVINSVCGCAAGAARPGVKYAIQHSQKKPDHLTTVFAGVDKEAVDKAREFTLPYPPSSPSIALFKDGELVHFVERHHIEGRPAEMIAEHLVQVFDEYC
- a CDS encoding NAD-dependent epimerase/dehydratase family protein — encoded protein: MTILVTGGAGYVGTQLVTQLINDPSVSRIIVYDNLSRDNYHLFLGHSFVDKKDKRELKIDFVHGELLDTRKLRSVVKEADAVYHLAAKVVTPFATTDGHAYEQTNHWGTAELVYAIEDAPKVQKLVYLSSTSVYGSSTELVDENTTPNPQTIYGISKLRAEDHVRRMFAKIPTYIIRCGNVYGYNKSLRFDAVINRFMFEANFKRRISIHGDGKQRRAFINVQRVGEVLASLMHTDMPSDTYNLVDKNFQILDIVDVVKAIYFDLEFIFVNRHLGLRELSVNTDLKLFKYLPSWDEDSLLDEMEEFRTRFSF
- a CDS encoding phosphoadenylyl-sulfate reductase; protein product: MKFEQIKQQLEKYKAEGKAMFTSSSFQTHSLVLLHILSRVDKNIPIFFLNTGYHFPESVAFAEEVADRFGLNLSRLNPQVPKHQQRDAEGNLLFTSDPDYCCYLNKTQPMDAVLREYDIWINGIRADQSRVRQAMKVEQAAPHDVTRFHPMLDWSIQEIFAYIREYDLPRHPLDAQGYASIGCEPCTKKPDPDMQEREARWYGMNKTECGLNTDLVKS
- a CDS encoding DinB family protein, with amino-acid sequence MSAFIKDFLEYNQQANLQFIRSFQVDGFADERGIKLFSHILNAHHIWLSRVRDVSATFGVWDIHIANSFTQLNKQNFTDSIQLLNEEPDLSRIISYNNTKGASFKNSIQDILLHVVNHSSYHRGQIASIIREKGFTAPVSDYIYYKRDTL
- a CDS encoding GNAT family N-acetyltransferase, with amino-acid sequence MRTFLSEYKTDYSSYTFSYAAYCVKEAQEELPQIYDQGFLPYTGNTSLADDTFYMARSLRINLQNFKSSSENRRVDRKIEPLAIQMEVYKKEDFNLNNESFREFCSSYAEERFSGGSMEAARLQYVLDREMLTHIFKFYNEDQEFGYVFVVMEGDMLHYWFSFYDTEYMRSHSLGKWMMWKVIDWAHEQELAHVYIGTCYKERSLYKVRDHKGAEFFDGSKWNSDISLLKTLCKSDEEEKDKDLFKSKPEIYQ
- a CDS encoding heavy-metal-associated domain-containing protein encodes the protein MKTYKFKTNINCGGCVETVASYLDNSQDILQWEVDTQHEDKVLSVMGKESLEPKDVVDIINLAGFSAKPLKKGILTKLFGS
- a CDS encoding class I SAM-dependent methyltransferase — translated: MKKMIRWAIRYVPRKYLQLFGQQLLNIIAFFYRGNNVQCPVDGKKYSKFLPYGRIETRSNALCPSSLTLERHRLMWLYLKNKTDFFTAQHKVLHVAPEICFIHRFEEMPNLDYTTADLESPWAKVKMDLHNVPFADNSFDVVFCNHVMEHVENDIQCMQELYRVLKPGGWAIIQSPVYNFAHTKEDPSITDPVEREKAFGQRDHVRMYGQDYGDRLRKAGFTVTEDDYVKQLPPEKVKWYALMDSEIIYFCQKTTAKQFDGNKEQAAETL
- the rfbF gene encoding glucose-1-phosphate cytidylyltransferase — translated: MKVLILAGGFGTRLSEETHLIPKPMVEIGGRPILWHIMKIYSSYGFNDFVILLGYKGYVIKEYFANYFLHQNDVTIDIANNKIETHSSNNEEPWKVTLVNTGLNTMTGGRLKRALPYLNDEPFMFTYGDGVSNVDIGALVDFHKNHDKLITMTAVQPEGRFGAMKIGDDMAVSSFEEKPEGEGGWINGGFFVCQPKVLDYIKGDEIMFEREPLNMLVRDRQLVAYKHKGFWQCMDTLRDKRTLESMWEEENPRWKIW
- a CDS encoding NAD-dependent epimerase/dehydratase family protein, encoding MSKNLLITGGLGNLGSWLTDYFCRNTDMNVHVLASRKRPILKELNFTFIACDISDADSCQQQLSPYHFDYVIHTASINDFFKDNFAKDALMVNALGTRNLLDYFKDKQLDNFVYFSTFQVYGQRSGLITEETATVPKNDYGTTHLFAEYYLKQFHSTHHIPYTTFRLTNSYGCPKDHESSKWYLILNDLSRMAAEDKKIVLKSNGKATRDFIWMGNVCQIVDEALKRPAPHNTFNIAGEQTYTMLDIAQYVQEAYQEMYGELLPIQTNEADTTVYPDDLKVSAEKLQSCYEYEVEVRFKEEAKNIFKMLEQK
- a CDS encoding NAD-dependent epimerase/dehydratase family protein; translated protein: MKIFVTGHNGYIGAHLIGLLKAKGYEVSGCDINLYEGCAWEDYKKPDHELIKDVREISEEDLKGHDAVMHLAALSNDPMGDINEELTYQINLEGSVRLAELAKKAGVSRFLFASSCSIYGKGAKLDMDENDPVNPLTAYATSKIESEKRIGALADEHFSPVFLRNATAYGYSPMLRIDLVVNNLLACAVSKGNIAIKSDGSPWRPLIHCKDIAHAFVALAEAPQDKMHNKIINIGANSENYQVRDVADQVQKLLPEAEIVYTGEVGEDPRNYKVNFDLLYSLLPDFKLEYDLKKGMQELYDKLLEHKFSADDFDGDQFVRLRTLAKRLNLIQSS
- the rfbC gene encoding dTDP-4-dehydrorhamnose 3,5-epimerase, which produces MIFTETKLAGAFIIDLKKIEDERGFFSRAFCAEEYKEHGLNPTVAQANLSRSEKKYTLRGFHYQVEGAEEAKTVRCIKGKILDVIIDLRKDSPTYCQHIAVELSETNHRALYVPEHFAHSFITLEEHSEVYYLVSNFYAPGKEKGIRWNDPHFKIDWPTEYPIVSDKDQNHPDFQP